A segment of the Sanyastnella coralliicola genome:
ACAGCGTCTGCATCATTCCCCGCGCTGCGGTGGGCCAAAGCCATATTGTACCACGCCGATTCATAAGATGCGCGCACTTCCGTAGCCCGTTGGTATGAGGCAATGGCGTCGTCAATCTTGCCTTGCTTCTTCAAGAGAATTCCCCTGTTCAAGTAGGCCTCGGCATAATTGCCATCAGAGAGATCAATGGCTTTTTCATAGAGGCTGATCGCCGTCTCTAACTCACCATTGCGGCTCGCAATTTTTGCTCTGTAGAAAAACTGCTGTGGCGCCAATGTGTCTTGTCCATATACCTGATCGAAGTATTCTTCAGCTCGCACGATCAAATCATTGTTGATGTAGAACGAACCGAGCAATTGCGATAGGTCTTTGTCTGCTGGATTCAACTGCAGGGCCTTCTCGAAACTCTGACGTGCATCGTCTGTGCGACCCATGTCTTCCAACACCACACCTCTGTAGTAGTATGCCGGCGCATACCCCGGACGCAGTGCGATGACTTTGTCTAATTCTTCTAATCGAACCTCATCTTCGGCGATAGCCAAGGTGCGGTAGATACGCGGCAAGATGTAAGACGGAGCCAAGTTGATCGCCTCTTCAAAGTAGCCGGTAGCCGCTAACGAATCGCCCAAGTTGAATGCCACCATTCCTCGGTAGGTGTTGGCTTTGGCTTTTTGTTCTCCGGCGGCATATTTGATGGCGTTATTTAACGCTAGCGCGGAAGCAGCCCACTCCTCAATTCGACAATGCATGATACCTCGATTAAGCCACGCCTTGGAGTTCGCCGGTGAATGTGTCACCACCAATTCATACACAGAATCTGCCGCTGCATAGTTCTCACAACGAGAGTAAACCAATGCCAAATTGATCAACGATGGTACGTATGCACTATCACTTGCCAAGGCTTGTTCAAACAGGGTTTTCGACTCTACGGTTTGATCTGTGTGTAGGTAAATCAACCCTAAGTAATTTCGAATTGAAGGCTCTTCTGGGTACTTATTGACCAGCGAACTGAAGAACTCTTCGGCACGATTGTATTGACTACGGCGGTAAGCGTCTACGGCGTTCACAAACAGGGAATCCGCTTCGAGACCTTCGGTTGCGTCAACGAACTCTTCGCGTTCGAATTGCCAGATGTCGTTTCGCTCATTGTTAATCACGTCATCTGTGATGTACACGATCGTTGGCTCGGCGCTTTTGTCGCGGGCCACTCGATCAGCCATAATCACGATAACAATGACAATCGCGAGGAAAATCAGGAAAGGGGTGGCTGTTGCTTTCTTCTTTCTCATACGATCGTCCTCCTTAGTCCATCTTGATTAACGTTTTGAATTTCTAGTCCTGGTCGCACATTGATCTCGAGCACCATCGGCCCTTTGTGCTGATCAAAGGCGATATCTATTCCTAAATAATTGAGTGGAAATGCCGCGTCTACCTTCAAACAAGTGTCAAGCACCTTTGGCCAATCAGGAAGCTGTACTCCGGTAATTTGTTGTCCTGTATCTGGGTGAATTTCAGCATAAGATTGAAGGTCAAACACCTTCTTCAATATGCCTGTTTCAATATCCACACCTACTCCTACGGCTCCTTGGTGGAGGTTCGCTTTTCCATCTGAACCTTTGGTTGGAAGTCGGAGCATCGCCATGACGATTTCTCCTTCTTTCACGATCACACGGACATCAGCAATACCTAAGTGGCATAGGTTAGTCACCGTTTCGTGCTGGATGATTTTCTCTTCAATCAGCACCTTATCATCTGCTCCGAAGC
Coding sequences within it:
- a CDS encoding tetratricopeptide repeat protein; its protein translation is MRKKKATATPFLIFLAIVIVIVIMADRVARDKSAEPTIVYITDDVINNERNDIWQFEREEFVDATEGLEADSLFVNAVDAYRRSQYNRAEEFFSSLVNKYPEEPSIRNYLGLIYLHTDQTVESKTLFEQALASDSAYVPSLINLALVYSRCENYAAADSVYELVVTHSPANSKAWLNRGIMHCRIEEWAASALALNNAIKYAAGEQKAKANTYRGMVAFNLGDSLAATGYFEEAINLAPSYILPRIYRTLAIAEDEVRLEELDKVIALRPGYAPAYYYRGVVLEDMGRTDDARQSFEKALQLNPADKDLSQLLGSFYINNDLIVRAEEYFDQVYGQDTLAPQQFFYRAKIASRNGELETAISLYEKAIDLSDGNYAEAYLNRGILLKKQGKIDDAIASYQRATEVRASYESAWYNMALAHRSAGNDADAVRCYERAIEINPKAVKARYNLGKIYSDQKNVEKAIETYRALIDVDPDYLKAWYNIGSLYLDQDQPQIARKVYEEMLVRFPNYSKAWFNLGVARAESGANQEAIAAYERAIDLDPNYTSAWKNLGNIYASTGDLDQAILQYRQALDIDNSDAQLRFNLALQYEKKGNFDEAIIHLNKAVRIRRDYLKAIEKWAELAVKAKDKEQELLARTFEVELREESEPYYDLARDMHKADQFQNAIDYYRKAESAGKDGVWIRYWQGKAFYDLGDFASAESEFSRALQVDAEHKFTLYRLTQLLSETNDPRSAEYALRLRSLYPEFANEKGI
- a CDS encoding sugar-transfer associated ATP-grasp domain-containing protein, with the protein product MMKWFKKRKEIDQVALGINERNLKLVYPLNPRKYFHLADDKVLTKAILEEHKVSVAEQFMVIESVGDITEKWAATPRKSCVIKPSKGSGGGGILIVDYDEENGWTKGGKPISEDTIERHIANIIFGVFSFGADDKVLIEEKIIQHETVTNLCHLGIADVRVIVKEGEIVMAMLRLPTKGSDGKANLHQGAVGVGVDIETGILKKVFDLQSYAEIHPDTGQQITGVQLPDWPKVLDTCLKVDAAFPLNYLGIDIAFDQHKGPMVLEINVRPGLEIQNVNQDGLRRTIV